One window of the Allosaccharopolyspora coralli genome contains the following:
- a CDS encoding alpha-amylase family glycosyl hydrolase, producing the protein MNEHPPDGTRRAWWHDTVFYRVDLRLFADSDGDGVGDLNGIRHRLGYLELLGVEALWLTGVVSEAVDGRGRGMRVDPVVGDLASLQLLATEAHESGMRLTIDLPFERDRVGPDAAAGFADAVHFWLGSDLDGIRVGTQPGMGAPADAVVQELVDLLRPVFDTYPNRGVGVVIDDWFANHGRSGSSNLVTDLRLGDVSFEADELRKTIERVLADSHALGSPAVWVSAGQALTRPVTRYGGGDLGRDRARAMALVKCALPGIPGLDNGEELALPDGVIPGLSETIVRSPMPWEGTEPPFGFSSAPGHWEATTREWAEFTVETQMETPDSTLSLYRTALQLRREIPGFTDNDDVDWYGAPSGCLAFQRGRGGPVCATNTSTTTVPLPPGEVLLSSRPLTSRELPPDTSVWLL; encoded by the coding sequence ATGAACGAGCACCCGCCGGACGGGACCCGGCGCGCCTGGTGGCACGACACCGTGTTCTACCGGGTCGACCTGCGCCTGTTCGCCGACTCCGACGGCGACGGCGTCGGCGACCTCAACGGCATCCGGCATCGCCTCGGCTATCTGGAGCTGCTCGGTGTGGAGGCGCTCTGGCTGACCGGTGTGGTCTCGGAAGCCGTCGACGGTCGTGGACGCGGCATGCGGGTGGACCCGGTCGTGGGCGACCTGGCGTCGCTGCAACTGCTGGCGACCGAGGCCCACGAATCCGGGATGCGGCTCACGATCGACCTGCCGTTCGAGCGCGACCGGGTCGGCCCCGATGCGGCGGCCGGGTTCGCCGACGCCGTGCACTTCTGGCTGGGCAGCGATCTCGACGGGATCCGGGTCGGCACCCAGCCGGGCATGGGCGCGCCCGCGGACGCTGTGGTGCAGGAACTCGTCGACCTCCTCCGGCCGGTGTTCGACACCTACCCGAACCGTGGTGTCGGCGTGGTGATCGACGACTGGTTCGCCAACCATGGCCGGAGCGGCTCGTCGAACCTGGTGACCGACCTGCGTCTGGGGGACGTGAGCTTCGAGGCCGACGAGCTGCGCAAGACGATCGAGCGCGTGCTCGCCGATTCGCACGCGCTCGGCAGCCCGGCGGTGTGGGTGTCGGCGGGGCAAGCGTTGACCCGGCCTGTGACCCGCTACGGCGGCGGCGACCTGGGCCGCGACCGCGCACGCGCGATGGCACTGGTGAAGTGCGCGCTGCCGGGGATTCCGGGGCTCGACAACGGCGAAGAGCTGGCGCTGCCGGACGGAGTGATCCCGGGCCTGTCGGAAACGATCGTGCGCAGCCCGATGCCGTGGGAGGGCACCGAACCCCCGTTCGGTTTCTCCAGCGCGCCCGGTCATTGGGAGGCCACGACCCGCGAGTGGGCGGAGTTCACGGTCGAGACGCAGATGGAAACACCGGACTCGACGTTGTCGCTGTACCGGACCGCGCTGCAACTGCGCCGGGAGATCCCGGGATTCACCGACAACGACGACGTCGACTGGTACGGCGCTCCCTCGGGGTGCCTGGCGTTCCAGCGCGGCCGCGGTGGACCAGTGTGTGCGACGAACACGTCCACGACGACGGTTCCGTTGCCGCCCGGTGAGGTGTTGCTGTCGAGTCGGCCGTTGACGTCACGCGAGCTGCCTCCCGACACATCGGTATGGCTGCTGTGA
- a CDS encoding acyl-CoA thioesterase yields the protein MGAYVAEVPVRWSDMDAYGHVNHARTVTLLEEARACLLFQEAGRRGLRGLADGMVVARVAIDYHSPVVYSAGPLQVTMSVRELRAASFIVDYTAHAGSEASVATAETLMVPYDVTEGRPRRLNDSERAFLQEWQVATTNTEPLRG from the coding sequence GTGGGCGCTTACGTTGCCGAGGTGCCGGTTCGGTGGTCCGACATGGACGCCTACGGACACGTCAACCACGCGCGGACGGTCACGCTCCTGGAAGAGGCACGCGCGTGCCTGCTGTTCCAGGAGGCGGGCCGCCGCGGGCTCCGTGGCTTGGCCGACGGCATGGTCGTCGCCCGAGTCGCGATCGACTACCACTCGCCGGTGGTGTATTCGGCGGGTCCGTTGCAGGTGACGATGTCGGTGCGGGAGCTGCGCGCCGCGTCGTTCATCGTCGACTACACGGCCCACGCGGGCTCGGAGGCGTCGGTGGCCACGGCGGAGACGCTGATGGTGCCCTACGACGTGACCGAGGGGCGTCCGCGTCGGCTCAACGACTCGGAGCGGGCGTTCCTGCAGGAATGGCAGGTCGCCACGACGAACACGGAGCCGCTGCGTGGCTGA
- a CDS encoding globin — protein sequence MTSTDTFYDQVGGEATFHFIVARFYEEVAKDELLRPLYPEEDLGPAEERLRLFLMQYWGGPHTYSDQRGHPRLRMRHAPFKIGPAERDAWLRCMRIAVDEANLDPAHRDQLWQYLEMAANSMINSWF from the coding sequence GTGACTTCCACGGACACCTTCTACGACCAGGTCGGCGGCGAGGCGACGTTCCATTTCATCGTGGCGCGGTTCTACGAGGAAGTGGCCAAGGACGAGCTGCTGCGGCCGCTGTACCCGGAGGAGGATCTCGGCCCGGCCGAGGAGCGGCTCCGGTTGTTCCTCATGCAGTACTGGGGAGGCCCGCACACCTACAGCGACCAGCGCGGGCACCCGCGGTTGCGGATGCGCCACGCACCGTTCAAGATCGGCCCGGCCGAGCGTGACGCCTGGCTGCGGTGCATGCGCATCGCGGTGGACGAGGCGAACCTGGATCCGGCGCATCGCGACCAGCTCTGGCAGTACCTGGAGATGGCGGCCAACAGCATGATCAACTCGTGGTTCTAG
- a CDS encoding heparan-alpha-glucosaminide N-acetyltransferase domain-containing protein produces the protein MTAVLPEAASTPRTRRLVGLDLARFLAIVGMLGVHFGVPVVDGRAEHVTFFAFSGRSTALFTVLAGVSLALLSGRTTPPTGEALRAARTRIAVRGVLLILLGVALAKATEATGFLLTVIIAFYGLYFLLSLPFVGMPARGLAIAAGTVLVLGPQLSFVLRNWLASDEALTNMVAMVNSVDPGHLIAHLGLVDMMLYRFYPAASYLGLVLAGMAIGRCDLRDRVVRLKLGLGGVVVAVVAYASSSLLVTLAGVRPQWGPDGLMPPEGTVAVGHADWLLAATPHTGSTFEMVGGLGVCMAVLAVCLELADHAGRALKPFALAGSMGLTLYALHAMVLAWQVAVGGWPLSGVSPELAEIAALGPASEGIANLPAFPEDGSQPTGFVAWLNVYMSEVFLVFSVLFAVLWRRRFVRGPLEAAVSESVRWVCELLPHLKPKSLPRDA, from the coding sequence ATGACTGCTGTGCTGCCGGAGGCTGCGAGCACGCCTCGGACGCGACGGCTCGTCGGCCTGGACCTGGCCAGATTCCTCGCCATCGTCGGGATGCTCGGCGTCCATTTCGGAGTCCCGGTGGTCGACGGCCGTGCGGAACACGTGACCTTCTTCGCCTTTAGCGGCCGCTCGACGGCGTTGTTCACGGTGCTCGCAGGCGTGTCGTTGGCCTTGCTGTCCGGCCGGACGACACCACCGACCGGTGAGGCGCTGCGGGCGGCGCGGACGCGCATCGCGGTGCGCGGAGTGCTGCTCATCCTGTTGGGTGTCGCGCTGGCGAAGGCGACCGAGGCGACAGGGTTCCTGCTGACGGTCATCATCGCGTTCTACGGGCTGTACTTCCTGCTGTCCTTGCCGTTCGTGGGGATGCCGGCGCGTGGTCTGGCGATCGCGGCGGGAACGGTGCTCGTCCTGGGTCCGCAGTTGTCGTTCGTGCTGCGGAACTGGCTGGCCTCCGACGAGGCGTTGACGAACATGGTGGCCATGGTGAACTCGGTAGACCCGGGGCATCTCATCGCGCACCTCGGGCTCGTCGACATGATGCTGTACCGCTTCTACCCTGCCGCTTCGTACCTCGGACTGGTGCTCGCGGGCATGGCCATCGGACGGTGCGACCTGCGCGACCGGGTGGTGCGGCTGAAACTCGGACTCGGTGGAGTCGTCGTTGCGGTCGTCGCGTACGCGTCCTCGTCCCTGCTGGTCACGCTCGCGGGCGTGCGGCCGCAGTGGGGACCGGACGGGCTGATGCCGCCGGAGGGAACGGTCGCCGTCGGCCACGCTGACTGGCTGCTGGCCGCCACCCCGCACACCGGCAGCACGTTCGAGATGGTGGGCGGGCTCGGCGTGTGCATGGCGGTGCTTGCCGTGTGCCTCGAACTCGCGGACCACGCTGGGCGCGCGCTGAAGCCGTTCGCGCTCGCCGGTTCGATGGGCCTCACCCTCTACGCGCTGCACGCGATGGTGCTGGCGTGGCAGGTCGCCGTGGGCGGCTGGCCGCTCAGCGGCGTGTCACCCGAGTTGGCCGAGATCGCCGCGTTGGGTCCGGCCAGCGAAGGGATCGCGAACCTTCCCGCTTTCCCGGAGGACGGCTCGCAACCGACGGGTTTCGTGGCGTGGCTCAACGTCTACATGTCCGAGGTGTTCCTGGTGTTCTCGGTGCTGTTCGCGGTGCTGTGGCGCCGCCGGTTCGTCCGCGGGCCGCTCGAGGCGGCGGTGAGCGAGTCGGTGCGCTGGGTCTGCGAACTCCTCCCCCACCTCAAGCCCAAGAGCCTGCCCCGCGACGCCTGA
- a CDS encoding NAD-glutamate dehydrogenase, translating into MTSNPGQVETEVTRRAQRETAITAAHDDPEQARDKLLDRAAESAPELSDLLHKYYRHVPAEELADDDPNDLVGALRSHRELARHRASGRPVVKIFNPSRAEDGWQCGATVVQTVVDDMPYLVDSVIAELGRDGAQVRRIIHPIIVVRRDVAGELLEVLADADPSSPPADALAESWMYVEVDQVTDPERARTLEQGLGTVLNDVREVVEDTERMISTARGLAESLEENPPSSVDQGHAADGAGLLRWLADGHFTFLGYRHNELVRDDDGTPALRAVLASGLGVLRSDSLAARSLTAGPDTAANALSKDLLVLTQGSAPSTVHRAIHPYYVGVKTFDDNGEVTGEHRFLGLFTTTALHENVLDIPVIERGVREVIHRAGFPMESYSGQRMLEEIQNYPRTELFSTDIDTLQQTITGVLALAERRKLKPFIRRDPFGRFFSCLVYLPRDRYTTSSRLAMQEVLLDELSGSSLEYSTRVGESTLARVHFMVHTDPDRSGEPDPRRIQERLERAIRTWDDEMLDQVDQDRARNGHRMGVSEALNEVAQRYSASFPEAYKEDFDASEGLVDLGRLHSLAEPGDLAMSFYLPKDPEPGERRFKMYVEQRVTLSQVLPVLQSMGVEVVDERPYEVMRENGTRCWIFDFGLRLEPGLLDAAGPERLDSLRERFEEAFRAAWRGQAEVDRFNALVLRAGLSWREVSVLRGYAKYLRQVGTAYGQDYIENVILSHSTTAVALMRLFQVRFDPSVDDATRESQQDGLVAEATRLIDEVTGLDADRILRGYLNLIQATLRTNYFVADGQGNLRSFLAFKLEPQAIPGLPEPRPQFEIFVYSPRVEGVHLRFGSVARGGLRWSDRREDFRTEILGLVKAQAVKNAVIVPVGAKGGFVVKRPPLPTGDPGADREANLAEGIACYRSFISGLLDLTDNLAGDGVAPARDVVRHDGDDSYLVVAADKGTASFSDIANEVAESYGFWLGDAFASGGSVGYDHKAMGITAKGAWESVKRHFRELDVDTQSQEFTVVGVGDMAGDVFGNGMLLSEHIRLVAAFNHMHVFIDPDPVAASSFAERRRLFDLPRSTWDDYDRSMISEGGGIWPRSLKSIPLNPQIRAALGIDEDVQQLSPPELIKHIMLAPADLLWNGGIGTYVKASTESHADVGDKANDSVRVDGDQLRCTVVGEGGNLGLTSLGRIEFAQNGGKVNTDALDNSAGVDCSDHEVNIKVMLDQLVAQGRLGGEQRNALLAEMTDEVSDLVLADNYRQNAVLGVSRAHAAPMLSVHARQITALERNRGVDRELEALPTPKQVKERDKAGEGLTSPELATLLAHVKLSLKDDVLASGLPDADAFASKVRDYFPTPLRQRYAEAIPAHPLRREITSTVMVNEVVDGAGVSYAFRLSEEMSAETTDAVRAFFVATGVYDLPALWREIDALDSVIASDVADFMVLETRRLLDRASRWLLSNRPQPLAIGAEISRFRPVVAELSGAIRGMLRGGAAQAAAEQRDKLVADGVPESLAERVAVLLDTFCLLDITEVAELAERDSSSAEYTAAEAAEVYYELSEHLDIERLLVAVGELERGNRWHSLARLALRDDLYASVRAITVDVLRAGDPGESPQNKIASWEQANAARLGRARAALEEIKRSGRLDLATLSVAARQLRSMVR; encoded by the coding sequence ATGACCTCGAATCCCGGACAGGTGGAGACCGAAGTGACCCGGCGAGCCCAGCGGGAGACCGCGATCACCGCTGCGCACGACGACCCGGAGCAGGCCAGGGACAAACTGCTGGACCGGGCCGCGGAGTCGGCGCCGGAACTCTCGGACCTGTTGCACAAGTATTACCGCCACGTTCCCGCCGAGGAACTCGCCGACGACGACCCGAACGACCTCGTGGGGGCGCTGCGGTCGCATCGTGAGCTCGCCCGCCACCGCGCCTCCGGCAGACCGGTGGTGAAGATCTTCAACCCGAGCCGGGCCGAGGACGGCTGGCAGTGCGGGGCGACGGTCGTGCAGACGGTGGTCGACGACATGCCGTACCTGGTGGACTCGGTGATCGCCGAGCTCGGCCGGGACGGTGCGCAGGTGCGACGCATCATTCACCCGATCATCGTGGTGCGCCGCGACGTCGCGGGTGAACTGCTCGAGGTGCTCGCCGACGCCGACCCGTCGTCGCCGCCCGCCGACGCGCTGGCGGAGTCGTGGATGTACGTCGAGGTGGACCAGGTCACCGACCCCGAGCGGGCGCGCACGCTCGAACAGGGTCTGGGCACCGTGCTCAACGACGTGCGGGAGGTCGTCGAGGACACCGAGCGGATGATCAGCACCGCGCGCGGCCTCGCCGAGTCGCTGGAGGAGAACCCGCCGTCATCGGTGGACCAGGGACACGCGGCCGACGGTGCGGGGCTGCTGCGCTGGCTCGCCGACGGGCATTTCACGTTCCTGGGCTACCGGCACAACGAACTCGTCCGCGACGACGACGGCACCCCCGCGCTGCGTGCGGTGCTGGCCTCGGGGCTCGGGGTCCTGCGCAGCGACAGTCTCGCCGCGCGCAGCCTGACTGCGGGTCCGGACACGGCGGCCAACGCGTTGTCGAAGGACCTGCTCGTGCTCACCCAGGGCAGTGCTCCGTCCACTGTGCACCGAGCGATCCACCCGTACTACGTGGGCGTGAAGACCTTCGACGACAACGGCGAGGTCACCGGCGAACATCGGTTCCTCGGCCTGTTCACCACCACCGCGCTGCACGAGAACGTGCTCGACATCCCGGTGATCGAACGCGGGGTGCGTGAGGTCATCCACCGCGCGGGCTTCCCGATGGAGTCCTACTCAGGGCAGCGGATGCTGGAGGAGATCCAGAACTACCCGCGCACCGAACTGTTCTCCACCGACATCGACACGCTGCAGCAGACGATCACCGGGGTGCTCGCACTCGCCGAGCGTCGCAAACTCAAGCCCTTCATCCGGCGCGACCCGTTCGGCCGGTTCTTCTCGTGCCTGGTGTACCTGCCGCGCGACCGGTACACGACGAGTTCGCGGCTGGCGATGCAGGAGGTGCTGCTCGACGAGCTCAGCGGGTCCAGCCTCGAATACAGCACCCGGGTCGGCGAGTCGACACTCGCTCGGGTGCACTTCATGGTCCACACCGACCCCGACCGTTCGGGCGAACCGGATCCGCGCCGGATCCAGGAGCGGCTGGAGCGTGCCATCCGCACCTGGGACGACGAGATGCTCGACCAGGTCGACCAGGATCGGGCACGCAACGGGCACCGGATGGGTGTCTCGGAGGCGCTCAACGAGGTCGCGCAGCGCTACTCGGCGTCGTTCCCCGAGGCGTACAAAGAGGATTTCGACGCGAGCGAGGGCCTGGTGGACCTGGGCCGCCTGCATTCGCTGGCCGAGCCCGGCGATCTCGCGATGTCCTTCTACCTCCCGAAGGACCCCGAGCCGGGTGAACGCCGGTTCAAGATGTACGTCGAACAACGGGTCACGCTCTCGCAGGTCCTGCCGGTGTTGCAGAGCATGGGCGTCGAGGTCGTCGACGAGCGGCCGTACGAGGTGATGCGCGAGAACGGCACCCGATGCTGGATCTTCGACTTCGGGCTGCGGCTCGAACCGGGGCTGCTCGACGCGGCGGGGCCGGAGCGTCTCGACTCGCTGCGGGAACGGTTCGAGGAGGCCTTCCGCGCCGCGTGGCGGGGGCAGGCCGAGGTCGACCGGTTCAACGCGCTCGTCCTGCGCGCCGGGTTGAGCTGGCGCGAGGTGTCGGTGCTGCGCGGGTACGCGAAGTATCTGCGTCAGGTCGGCACCGCCTACGGGCAGGACTACATCGAGAACGTGATCCTCTCGCACAGCACCACGGCGGTCGCGTTGATGCGGCTGTTCCAGGTGCGCTTCGACCCGTCGGTGGACGACGCGACGCGTGAGTCCCAACAGGACGGTCTGGTCGCCGAAGCCACCCGGCTCATCGACGAGGTCACCGGCCTCGACGCGGACCGGATCCTGCGCGGCTACCTGAACCTGATCCAGGCGACGCTGCGGACGAACTACTTCGTCGCCGACGGGCAGGGGAACCTGCGCTCGTTCCTGGCGTTCAAGCTGGAACCGCAGGCGATCCCCGGGCTGCCGGAACCGCGCCCGCAGTTCGAGATCTTCGTCTACTCGCCCCGCGTCGAGGGTGTGCACCTGCGATTCGGCTCCGTCGCCCGGGGTGGCTTGCGCTGGTCGGATCGTCGCGAGGACTTCCGCACCGAAATCCTCGGTCTGGTCAAGGCGCAGGCGGTGAAGAACGCCGTGATCGTGCCGGTCGGGGCGAAGGGCGGCTTCGTGGTGAAGCGCCCGCCGCTGCCGACCGGGGATCCGGGCGCGGACCGGGAAGCGAACCTGGCCGAAGGGATCGCGTGCTACCGCAGCTTCATCTCCGGGTTGCTCGACCTCACCGACAACCTCGCAGGCGATGGGGTCGCACCGGCCAGAGACGTGGTGCGCCACGACGGCGACGACAGCTACCTGGTGGTGGCGGCCGACAAGGGCACCGCGAGTTTCTCCGACATCGCCAACGAAGTCGCCGAGTCGTACGGATTCTGGCTCGGTGACGCGTTCGCCTCGGGCGGGTCCGTCGGCTACGACCACAAGGCGATGGGCATCACCGCGAAGGGCGCGTGGGAGAGCGTCAAGCGGCACTTCCGCGAACTCGACGTGGACACCCAGAGCCAGGAGTTCACCGTCGTGGGTGTCGGGGACATGGCCGGTGACGTCTTCGGCAACGGCATGCTGCTCTCCGAACACATCCGGCTGGTCGCCGCGTTCAACCACATGCACGTGTTCATCGACCCGGACCCGGTCGCGGCGAGTTCGTTCGCCGAGCGCCGGCGGCTCTTCGACCTGCCACGATCCACATGGGACGACTACGACCGTTCGATGATCAGTGAGGGCGGCGGAATCTGGCCGAGGTCGCTGAAATCGATCCCGCTGAACCCGCAGATCCGTGCGGCGTTGGGCATCGACGAGGACGTCCAGCAGCTCTCGCCGCCGGAGCTGATCAAGCACATCATGCTTGCCCCGGCGGATCTGCTGTGGAACGGCGGCATCGGCACCTACGTGAAGGCCAGCACCGAGTCGCACGCCGACGTCGGGGACAAGGCGAACGACTCGGTCCGGGTGGACGGTGACCAGCTGCGGTGCACGGTCGTGGGTGAGGGCGGCAATCTCGGACTCACCAGCCTCGGGCGCATCGAGTTCGCCCAGAACGGCGGCAAGGTCAACACCGACGCGCTGGACAACTCGGCCGGGGTGGACTGCTCGGACCACGAGGTCAACATCAAGGTGATGCTGGACCAATTGGTCGCGCAGGGCCGGCTCGGCGGCGAGCAGCGCAACGCATTGCTCGCCGAGATGACCGACGAAGTGTCGGATCTGGTGCTCGCGGACAACTACCGGCAGAACGCCGTGCTCGGTGTCTCCCGGGCGCACGCCGCGCCGATGCTGTCGGTGCACGCCCGGCAGATCACGGCGCTGGAACGCAACCGGGGCGTGGACAGGGAACTGGAGGCGCTACCGACGCCGAAGCAGGTCAAGGAACGGGACAAGGCGGGCGAGGGGCTCACTTCTCCGGAATTGGCGACCCTGTTGGCGCACGTGAAGCTTTCGCTCAAGGACGACGTACTCGCCTCGGGGCTGCCTGACGCGGACGCGTTCGCCTCGAAGGTGCGGGACTACTTCCCGACCCCGTTGCGTCAGCGCTACGCCGAGGCGATTCCGGCGCACCCGCTGCGCCGGGAGATCACCTCGACGGTGATGGTGAACGAGGTCGTCGACGGCGCCGGTGTCTCCTACGCGTTCCGGTTGTCGGAGGAGATGAGCGCCGAGACCACCGACGCGGTGCGGGCGTTCTTCGTCGCCACCGGCGTCTACGACCTGCCTGCGCTGTGGCGGGAGATCGACGCTCTGGACAGCGTGATCGCCAGCGACGTCGCGGACTTCATGGTGCTGGAGACGCGGCGGCTGCTCGACCGTGCCTCGCGGTGGTTGCTGTCGAACCGGCCGCAGCCGTTGGCGATCGGTGCGGAGATCAGCCGGTTCCGGCCGGTGGTGGCGGAATTGTCCGGCGCGATCCGCGGAATGCTGCGCGGCGGCGCGGCGCAGGCCGCGGCCGAACAGCGGGACAAGCTCGTCGCCGACGGTGTGCCGGAGTCGCTGGCCGAACGCGTCGCGGTGTTGCTGGACACGTTCTGCCTGCTCGACATCACCGAGGTCGCCGAGCTCGCCGAGCGGGACAGCAGCTCGGCCGAGTACACCGCAGCGGAAGCGGCGGAGGTCTACTACGAGCTCTCCGAACACCTCGACATCGAGCGGTTGCTGGTGGCCGTCGGTGAGCTGGAACGCGGCAACCGGTGGCACTCGTTGGCGCGGCTCGCGCTGCGCGACGACCTGTACGCGTCGGTGCGGGCGATCACGGTCGACGTGCTGCGCGCCGGGGACCCGGGCGAAAGCCCGCAGAACAAGATCGCCTCGTGGGAGCAGGCGAACGCGGCTCGGCTCGGCCGTGCCCGCGCGGCATTGGAGGAAATCAAGCGCTCCGGGCGGCTGGACCTCGCGACCCTGTCGGTCGCGGCACGCCAGCTGCGCAGCATGGTGCGCTGA
- a CDS encoding mechanosensitive ion channel family protein has protein sequence MIPPSLSQPNCIQEEGSWCGAVYDLTKSDWLARSADLVIAKPLSILTTLVVAFAIRWFVHRAITKLTQGNGSPPKVLQPLRERKGDATSQAMLQERRMQRARTIGSVLKSITSLVVFSLAVMYILSDLGFELGPVLASAGVVGVAVAFGAQNLVRDFLSGMFMMVEDQYGVGDWVDVGEASGTVEAVGLRVTTLRDLNGTVWYVRNGEIVRVGNSSQGFATAVVDLPISHTSNVEKALEVAARVAGEATEREPLAQDVLAPPEMLGVDQITADTITLRLTVKVRPGKQWSVQRRLRVEIKQAYDEEDIKPPYPAGRPMLPTV, from the coding sequence ATGATTCCTCCGAGCCTGTCCCAGCCCAACTGCATCCAGGAGGAAGGCAGCTGGTGCGGCGCGGTCTACGATCTGACCAAGAGCGACTGGCTGGCCCGTTCCGCGGACCTGGTCATTGCGAAGCCGCTGAGCATCCTGACGACCCTCGTGGTCGCCTTCGCGATCCGCTGGTTCGTCCACCGCGCGATCACCAAGCTGACCCAGGGCAACGGATCTCCCCCGAAGGTCCTGCAGCCGTTGCGCGAGCGGAAGGGCGACGCCACCTCGCAGGCGATGCTGCAGGAGCGCCGGATGCAACGCGCCCGCACGATCGGCTCGGTGCTGAAGTCGATCACCTCGCTGGTCGTGTTCAGCCTCGCGGTGATGTACATCCTCAGCGACCTGGGCTTCGAACTCGGCCCGGTGCTCGCCTCCGCCGGTGTCGTCGGTGTGGCGGTCGCCTTCGGTGCGCAGAACCTCGTCCGGGACTTCCTGTCCGGGATGTTCATGATGGTCGAGGACCAGTACGGCGTGGGTGACTGGGTGGACGTCGGCGAGGCCAGCGGCACCGTCGAGGCGGTCGGGTTGCGGGTGACCACGCTCCGGGACCTCAACGGCACGGTCTGGTACGTCCGCAACGGCGAGATCGTGCGCGTCGGCAACTCCTCCCAGGGCTTCGCGACCGCCGTCGTCGACCTTCCGATCTCGCACACGAGCAACGTGGAGAAAGCCCTGGAAGTGGCCGCGCGGGTGGCAGGCGAAGCCACCGAACGCGAACCACTCGCCCAGGACGTGCTCGCGCCCCCCGAGATGCTGGGTGTCGACCAGATCACCGCGGACACGATCACCCTGCGGCTCACGGTGAAGGTGCGCCCCGGCAAGCAGTGGAGTGTGCAGCGCAGACTGCGGGTCGAGATCAAGCAGGCTTACGACGAAGAAGACATCAAGCCGCCGTACCCCGCAGGGCGCCCCATGCTGCCGACCGTGTGA